From one Chanodichthys erythropterus isolate Z2021 chromosome 3, ASM2448905v1, whole genome shotgun sequence genomic stretch:
- the pgls gene encoding 6-phosphogluconolactonase has translation MSGRRVVVFPSVAELGSSLAQLVSSRAEKALSAGGSSFSLGLSGGSLVSILSKELPALGNLDCSRWLIGFCDERLVPFSDPESTYGLYKNQLFEKINIPEDRILAIDPSLPVQECSDDYAGKLSKAFSTEQIPVFDMLLLGMGPDGHTCSLFPDHPLLQESQRSVAPISDSPKPPPQRVTMTLPTVNAARCVVFVSTGGSKAPVLKQVLEGGEGPALPAALVAPGQGELFWLVDEPAAASLTSQVERPGPGAKL, from the exons ATGTCTGGACGAAGAGTGGTGGTGTTCCCCTCTGTGGCCGAGCTCGGATCCTCTCTGGCCCAGCTGGTGTCCTCTCGTGCTGAGAAAGCTCTAAGCGCAGGTGGAAGCTCCTTTTCTCTAGGCCTTTCAGGAGGGAGTTTGGTTTCCATCCTGAGTAAGGAGCTGCCTGCTTTGGGGAACCTGGACTGCAGCAGATGGCTTATCGGCTTCTGTGATGAGAGACTCGTTCCATTCAGTGATCCTGAGAGCACTTATGGCTTATATAAG AATCAATTGTTTGAGAAAATCAACATTCCAGAAGATCGGATTTTGGCTATAGATCCTTCTTTACCTGTGCAAGAATGTTCTGACGATTATGCTGGCAAACTCAGCAAG gcCTTTAGCACAGAGCAAATTCCAGTTTTTGACATGCTGTTGCTGGGAATGGGACCAGATGGACACACCTGCTCTCTCTTTCCAGATCATCCTTTATTACAG GAAAGCCAGAGGTCAGTGGCCCCAATCTCTGATTCCCCCAAACCACCCCCTCAGCGTGTCACTATGACATTACCCACGGTCAACGCTGCTCGATGTGTGGTGTTTGTGTCAACAGGAGGCAGCAAAGCTCCTGTACTCAAG CAAGTATTGGAGGGTGGAGAAGGCCCAGCACTTCCAGCAGCTCTGGTGGCACCTGGACAGGGAGAGCTCTTCTGGCTTGTGGATGAGCCGGCAGCTGCCTCCCTCACATCTCAGGTGGAGAGGCCAGGGCCTGGGGCAAAACTCTGA